A section of the Amycolatopsis sp. AA4 genome encodes:
- a CDS encoding RIP metalloprotease — protein MLAYVIGVVLFALAICVSVALHEAGHMVTARMFGMRVRRYFVGFGPTVFSFRRGDTEYGLKAIPLGGFCDIAGMTALDEVTPEEAPRAMWRFKAWKRTVVMSAGSITHFLLGFIVLFVMAATMGLPNVDRKPIAAQISDCVQNATTVDQANNPVCKPGDPAPAKKAGLLPGDQVLSVAGKPTPTWDDMVAQVRSLSGPVPVVVLRDGAERTFVVDIPTVVRPAAKGGTEKVGAVGIAKATALHYSVLGAFGGAASFTGDMFARTWDGLMAFPKRIPAVFNSIFGGERDPDTPVSVVGASRLGGEAVEAGLWQVFLLLLASLNFFIGVFNLLPLLPMDGGHIAIVWYERVRDWLRGLRGKPAGGPVDYTKLSAITMVLVVIGGGVTLLTVTADIVNPIRLQ, from the coding sequence GTGCTTGCCTATGTGATCGGCGTGGTGCTTTTCGCGCTCGCGATCTGTGTTTCGGTGGCGTTGCACGAAGCGGGCCACATGGTCACCGCCCGGATGTTCGGGATGCGGGTCCGCCGGTACTTCGTCGGCTTCGGCCCGACGGTGTTCTCCTTCCGGCGCGGCGACACCGAATACGGCCTCAAGGCGATCCCGCTCGGCGGCTTTTGCGACATCGCGGGCATGACCGCGCTCGACGAGGTCACCCCGGAAGAGGCGCCGCGCGCGATGTGGCGGTTCAAGGCGTGGAAGCGGACCGTCGTGATGTCGGCCGGTTCCATCACGCACTTCTTGCTCGGCTTCATCGTGCTCTTCGTCATGGCCGCGACCATGGGCCTGCCGAACGTGGACAGGAAGCCGATCGCCGCGCAGATCTCCGACTGCGTGCAGAACGCCACCACGGTCGACCAGGCCAACAACCCGGTGTGCAAACCGGGCGACCCGGCTCCCGCCAAGAAGGCGGGGCTCCTTCCGGGCGACCAGGTGCTGTCGGTCGCGGGCAAGCCCACTCCGACCTGGGACGACATGGTCGCCCAGGTGAGGTCGCTCTCCGGCCCGGTCCCGGTGGTCGTGCTGCGCGACGGGGCCGAGCGCACGTTCGTCGTCGACATCCCGACGGTGGTCCGGCCCGCCGCGAAGGGCGGCACCGAGAAGGTCGGCGCGGTGGGCATCGCCAAGGCCACGGCCCTCCACTACAGCGTGCTCGGCGCGTTCGGCGGCGCGGCGTCGTTCACCGGCGACATGTTCGCCCGCACGTGGGACGGGCTGATGGCCTTCCCGAAGCGCATCCCGGCCGTCTTCAACTCGATCTTCGGCGGCGAGCGCGACCCGGACACCCCGGTCAGCGTCGTCGGCGCGAGCCGGCTCGGCGGCGAGGCGGTCGAGGCCGGGCTGTGGCAGGTCTTCCTGCTGCTGCTGGCCAGCCTGAACTTCTTCATCGGCGTGTTCAACCTGCTGCCGCTGCTGCCGATGGACGGCGGCCACATCGCGATCGTCTGGTACGAGCGGGTGCGCGACTGGCTGCGCGGCCTGCGCGGCAAACCCGCGGGCGGCCCGGTCGACTACACGAAGCTGTCCGCGATCACGATGGTGCTGGTGGTGATCGGCGGCGGCGTCACGCTGCTCACCGTGACGGCCGACATCGTCAATCCGATCCGCCTGCAGTAA
- the ispG gene encoding flavodoxin-dependent (E)-4-hydroxy-3-methylbut-2-enyl-diphosphate synthase, with amino-acid sequence MTVALGMPALPPPVLSERRKTRQLMVGSVGVGSDHPISVQSMTTTLTSDVNATLQQIAELTAAGCDIVRVACPSADDAEALPAIAKKSQIPVIADIHFQPKYVFAAIEAGCAAVRVNPGNIRKFDDQVKEIAQAAKDHGTPIRIGVNAGSLDKRLLEKYGKATPEALAESAMWEASLFAEHDFHDIKISVKHNDPVVMVRAYEILAEQCDYPLHLGVTEAGPAFQGTIKSAVAFGALLRQGIGDTIRVSLSAPPVEEVKVGAQILQSLNLRPRKLEIVSCPSCGRAQVDVYTLADQVTAGLEGMEIPLRVAVMGCVVNGPGEAREADLGVASGNGKGQIFVKGEVIKTVPEHAIVETLIEEAMRIAEESGESIGEGTPSVTVG; translated from the coding sequence GTGACCGTCGCGTTAGGTATGCCCGCTCTGCCCCCGCCCGTTCTCTCCGAGCGTCGCAAGACCCGCCAGCTGATGGTGGGGTCGGTGGGAGTCGGCAGCGACCACCCGATCTCGGTGCAGTCGATGACCACGACGCTGACCTCCGACGTCAACGCCACCCTGCAGCAGATCGCCGAGCTGACCGCGGCCGGCTGCGACATCGTGCGCGTCGCGTGCCCGTCGGCCGACGACGCCGAGGCGCTGCCCGCGATCGCGAAGAAGTCGCAGATCCCGGTGATCGCCGACATCCACTTCCAGCCCAAGTACGTGTTCGCCGCGATCGAGGCGGGCTGCGCCGCGGTCCGGGTGAACCCGGGCAACATCCGCAAGTTCGACGACCAGGTCAAGGAGATCGCGCAGGCCGCGAAGGACCACGGCACGCCGATCCGGATCGGCGTCAACGCCGGGTCGCTCGACAAGCGGCTGCTCGAGAAGTACGGCAAGGCCACCCCGGAAGCGCTCGCCGAATCGGCGATGTGGGAGGCGTCGCTGTTCGCCGAGCACGATTTCCACGACATCAAGATCTCGGTCAAGCACAACGACCCGGTCGTGATGGTGCGCGCCTACGAGATCCTCGCCGAACAGTGCGACTACCCGCTGCACCTCGGCGTCACCGAGGCCGGGCCCGCGTTCCAGGGCACGATCAAGTCCGCCGTCGCGTTCGGCGCGCTGCTGCGCCAGGGCATCGGCGACACCATCCGGGTGTCGCTGTCCGCGCCGCCGGTGGAGGAGGTCAAGGTCGGCGCGCAGATCCTGCAGTCGCTGAACCTGCGGCCGCGGAAGCTGGAGATCGTGTCGTGCCCGTCGTGCGGACGCGCGCAGGTGGACGTGTACACGCTCGCCGACCAGGTCACCGCCGGGCTGGAGGGCATGGAAATCCCGCTGCGCGTCGCGGTGATGGGCTGCGTCGTGAACGGTCCCGGCGAGGCCCGCGAGGCCGACCTGGGTGTCGCGTCCGGCAACGGCAAGGGCCAGATCTTCGTGAAGGGCGAGGTCATCAAGACCGTGCCCGAGCACGCGATCGTGGAGACCCTGATCGAAGAGGCCATGCGGATCGCCGAGGAATCCGGCGAGTCGATCGGCGAGGGCACGCCGAGCGTCACCGTCGGCTGA
- a CDS encoding nitroreductase/quinone reductase family protein, which yields MPTLEDWNVRILAEVRENAGYVAWSSPEESAAGRPIPPHLPGFPEKGMPLILVHHVGAKTGKPRISPLFYQPVGDSWAIFGTHGGSPRDPAWYRNLMANPRTVVEAGGEEIPVEARLTAGEERARIWAAQVAAVPIFAQFEEASGRQIPVVLLERR from the coding sequence GTGCCGACCCTCGAAGACTGGAATGTCCGGATTCTCGCCGAAGTCCGGGAGAACGCCGGATATGTCGCGTGGAGCAGTCCGGAGGAATCCGCGGCCGGTCGGCCCATTCCGCCGCATCTGCCGGGATTTCCGGAAAAGGGGATGCCGCTGATTCTCGTGCACCACGTCGGGGCGAAAACCGGGAAACCGCGGATCAGCCCGCTGTTCTACCAGCCGGTCGGCGACAGCTGGGCGATCTTCGGCACGCACGGCGGCAGCCCGCGCGATCCCGCGTGGTACCGCAATCTCATGGCGAACCCGCGGACCGTCGTCGAGGCAGGCGGGGAAGAAATCCCCGTCGAAGCGCGGCTGACCGCAGGGGAAGAACGCGCCAGGATCTGGGCGGCTCAGGTCGCGGCGGTGCCGATCTTCGCCCAATTCGAGGAAGCTTCCGGGAGACAGATCCCGGTCGTGCTGCTGGAACGCCGCTGA
- a CDS encoding TetR/AcrR family transcriptional regulator yields the protein MAVAEPHTPARRRALRADAIRNREAIVEAAAEVMAEQGAAVDVREIARRSGVGMGTLYRHFPKKEDLVRTVLDQGFSQWAESARQAAIEAEDPWAALTDFYRQALSGCAQHRAIMESFALTWTDPDPTGIPKLRAVLEELRIRAEGLLRPGVTTEDLVLLLISLGYAAQCTDADRPHLWNRVLQVSLDGLRAEHRDPLPES from the coding sequence ATGGCCGTGGCTGAACCGCACACCCCCGCCCGCCGCCGCGCCCTGCGCGCGGACGCGATCCGCAACCGGGAGGCAATCGTCGAAGCCGCCGCCGAGGTCATGGCGGAACAGGGAGCCGCGGTCGACGTCCGCGAAATCGCCCGGCGCAGCGGCGTCGGGATGGGGACGCTGTACCGGCATTTCCCGAAGAAGGAAGACCTCGTCCGGACGGTCCTGGACCAGGGCTTCTCCCAGTGGGCCGAGTCGGCGCGCCAGGCAGCGATCGAGGCGGAAGACCCGTGGGCGGCGCTGACCGACTTCTACCGGCAGGCGTTGTCCGGCTGCGCCCAGCACCGCGCGATCATGGAGAGCTTCGCGCTGACGTGGACGGACCCGGATCCGACGGGGATCCCGAAGCTCCGCGCGGTTCTGGAGGAGCTGCGGATCCGGGCGGAGGGGTTGTTGCGGCCTGGGGTTACTACGGAGGATTTGGTGCTGCTGCTGATCTCGCTGGGGTACGCGGCGCAGTGCACGGACGCTGATCGGCCGCACCTGTGGAACCGGGTGCTGCAGGTTTCACTGGACGGGTTGCGGGCGGAGCATCGGGATCCGTTGCCGGAGAGCTAA
- a CDS encoding DUF2891 family protein gives MSSPRSRWPTSCASIADRNAAALFTPAVVTDASDGLIAHLHGLNLHRAWSWQWVGAAWPITRCSC, from the coding sequence GTGAGTTCGCCTCGGTCGCGCTGGCCGACGTCGTGCGCGAGTATCGCCGACCGGAACGCAGCGGCGCTGTTCACTCCGGCGGTGGTGACCGACGCTTCCGACGGGTTGATCGCCCATCTGCACGGGCTCAACCTCCATCGCGCATGGAGCTGGCAATGGGTCGGGGCGGCATGGCCTATTACGCGTTGCTCCTGCTGA
- a CDS encoding AraC family transcriptional regulator has protein sequence MSHSWAARPPHPVLRGLVTRYVGYAQENVTLEVHRGLPSRHLTLVISLEEPIRYAGLAGAGALQSVVGGLHTEPALITQDRVQRGVQLELDPLGARTLLGVTAAELTGRVTDLADFGADLAQLPDRLASAADWGARFAILDEVLAARAVERTDPPPELNRAWHQLRRSGGLLRVGELADEVGWSRRHLGERFRAELGLAPKQAARVLRFERAVRLLRTGHRDLAGIACAAGYYDQAHFSNEWRALAGCSPRTWMAEELPFLQDETKLPATESVP, from the coding sequence GTGAGTCACAGCTGGGCCGCCCGTCCGCCGCATCCGGTGCTGCGGGGCCTGGTCACGCGGTACGTCGGCTACGCGCAGGAGAACGTCACCCTCGAGGTGCACCGCGGGTTGCCGTCGCGGCACCTCACGCTCGTGATCAGCCTGGAAGAACCGATCCGCTACGCCGGGCTGGCCGGCGCGGGAGCACTGCAGAGCGTGGTCGGCGGCCTGCACACCGAACCCGCGCTGATCACGCAGGACCGCGTGCAGCGCGGCGTGCAGCTGGAGCTGGATCCGCTGGGCGCGCGGACGCTGCTGGGCGTCACGGCCGCGGAGCTGACCGGCCGGGTCACCGACCTGGCCGACTTCGGCGCCGACCTGGCCCAGTTGCCGGACCGGCTGGCCTCGGCGGCGGATTGGGGTGCCCGGTTCGCGATCCTGGACGAGGTGCTGGCCGCGCGGGCCGTCGAGCGGACGGATCCGCCGCCGGAGCTGAACCGGGCCTGGCATCAGTTGCGGCGCAGCGGCGGGTTGCTGCGGGTCGGCGAATTGGCGGACGAGGTCGGTTGGAGCCGTCGGCATCTGGGGGAGCGGTTCCGCGCGGAGCTGGGGTTGGCCCCGAAACAGGCGGCGCGGGTTTTGCGGTTCGAGCGCGCGGTTCGGTTGCTGCGTACCGGGCATCGTGATCTGGCCGGGATTGCTTGTGCGGCGGGGTATTACGACCAGGCGCACTTTTCGAACGAGTGGCGAGCGTTGGCGGGGTGTTCGCCGCGGACTTGGATGGCGGAGGAGCTCCCGTTTCTCCAAGACGAGACGAAGCTCCCCGCCACAGAATCGGTGCCATGA
- a CDS encoding VOC family protein yields MTPQPTVWPAFRYNDAKAAIRFLADVLGFEETLVVPGEHGVAHAELRWPEGGAVMLGSCGGPADGVHDEMKPGASAVYVVSDRVDEIYARVREAGAEISLELHDTDYGSHTFTVRDPEGNAWTIGSYRGA; encoded by the coding sequence ATGACACCACAACCGACCGTCTGGCCAGCCTTCCGCTACAACGACGCCAAAGCCGCGATCCGCTTCCTCGCCGACGTCCTCGGCTTCGAAGAAACCCTCGTGGTCCCCGGAGAACACGGCGTCGCGCACGCTGAACTCCGTTGGCCGGAAGGCGGTGCCGTGATGCTGGGCAGCTGCGGCGGCCCAGCCGACGGCGTGCACGACGAGATGAAACCCGGTGCCAGCGCGGTGTACGTGGTCTCGGACCGGGTCGACGAGATTTACGCTCGCGTGCGCGAAGCCGGTGCCGAAATCAGCCTGGAGCTGCACGACACCGACTACGGCTCGCACACGTTCACCGTCCGCGATCCCGAGGGGAACGCTTGGACGATCGGGAGTTACCGGGGCGCTTAG
- a CDS encoding cupin domain-containing protein — protein sequence MLSEILAQPGYTSVPVDEAPVKDLFPGIRLRPLWKGENGAHANVVEFDPGSTWPERDVHEPGPEEVFVVSGTFNDGARDYPAGTFIHAPAGSWHVPATETGCTLFVFYPEG from the coding sequence ATGCTCTCTGAAATCCTTGCTCAGCCGGGCTACACGTCGGTCCCGGTCGACGAAGCCCCGGTGAAGGACCTGTTCCCCGGCATCCGCCTCCGCCCGCTGTGGAAGGGCGAAAACGGCGCGCACGCCAACGTGGTCGAGTTCGATCCCGGCAGCACATGGCCGGAACGCGACGTGCACGAGCCGGGTCCCGAAGAGGTCTTCGTCGTCTCCGGCACCTTCAACGACGGCGCCCGCGACTACCCGGCCGGCACGTTCATCCACGCCCCCGCCGGTTCGTGGCACGTCCCGGCCACGGAGACCGGCTGCACGCTGTTCGTCTTCTACCCCGAGGGCTAA
- a CDS encoding GlxA family transcriptional regulator, which yields MHRVVALVRPVQSTFELGCGAEVFGTPRDGVPQYYEFEVCTENPGPVPTSAGYAMHVSGGLSRLATADTVLIPGWLPVETPLSPKVRRALLNAHKRGARLVTICSGVFALAQTGLLDGRSATTHWARAEQLQRDFPAVRVEPDVLYVDHGDVATSAGAGAGIDLCLHLVRRDHGAAHAALVSRHMVMPTHREGGQVQYAPPQASADALGGLLEWAEERLGTPLSVEDLAAYLRISPRTLARRFADQLGTSPGAWLLSRRVAEARRLLEETDLPVDAIATRVGLASAVNLRRRFRAQVGTTPGAYRRAFRVG from the coding sequence ATGCATCGCGTGGTGGCTCTCGTCCGGCCGGTGCAGTCGACGTTCGAACTCGGCTGCGGCGCCGAAGTGTTCGGCACGCCCAGGGACGGCGTCCCGCAGTACTACGAATTCGAGGTATGCACCGAGAATCCCGGTCCGGTGCCGACGTCGGCCGGGTACGCGATGCACGTGTCCGGCGGGCTTTCCCGGCTCGCCACGGCCGACACGGTGCTGATCCCGGGCTGGCTCCCGGTCGAGACGCCGCTTTCGCCGAAGGTGCGCCGGGCGTTGCTGAACGCGCACAAACGAGGCGCGCGGCTGGTCACGATCTGCTCGGGCGTCTTCGCGCTCGCGCAGACCGGGCTGCTCGACGGAAGATCGGCTACGACGCACTGGGCGCGCGCCGAGCAGTTGCAACGGGATTTCCCGGCAGTACGCGTGGAACCGGACGTGCTGTACGTCGACCACGGCGACGTCGCGACGAGCGCGGGCGCGGGTGCGGGCATCGATTTGTGCCTGCACCTGGTCCGCCGGGATCACGGCGCGGCGCACGCGGCGCTCGTCTCGCGGCACATGGTGATGCCGACGCATCGCGAGGGCGGGCAGGTGCAGTACGCGCCGCCGCAAGCGTCCGCGGACGCGTTGGGCGGGCTGCTCGAGTGGGCCGAGGAGCGGTTGGGCACGCCGCTCTCGGTCGAGGATTTGGCTGCCTACTTGCGGATTTCCCCGCGAACGCTGGCCCGCCGGTTCGCGGACCAGCTGGGGACGAGCCCGGGCGCGTGGTTGCTGTCGCGGCGGGTGGCGGAGGCGCGGCGGCTGCTGGAGGAGACGGATCTGCCGGTGGACGCGATCGCGACGCGGGTCGGCCTGGCGTCGGCGGTGAACTTGCGCCGCCGCTTCCGGGCGCAGGTGGGGACGACGCCGGGGGCGTATCGGCGGGCGTTCCGCGTGGGGTGA